The Festucalex cinctus isolate MCC-2025b chromosome 10, RoL_Fcin_1.0, whole genome shotgun sequence region ATGAACACGTGCTCGCCCTGCAGCTGCTCCTCGGCAAACTCCAGCACCAGAGCAAAACTGTGTACACAGATGTTAAACACGCCGTTATGACATCTGCTCTCAACAAGACAGACATTTTGTAATGTTATTAATTGGGCACGACCAAGGTTGAAttaagtacaaaacaaaaaacaagtataTAGGTGTAAAATAAAAGCCTATTTTCCAACTGACCTGTCTTTGCTCCTCTCGGGCAAAGCTCCGGGGGCGATTTCGATGTAGAGGTTGCCCGCTTTGAGCGCCGCCCTCCAAACGCACTTCTTGCCTTCGGAGAAGCGCGGCTCAAAGAGCAGGAAGCGCACTCTGCTGTTGGCGGGGGCCGGCTCCTCAAGAACCAGCAACTGAGCATCCTGATCGAAGGAAAACACCAAAACATGGACATGTGAcatgagttgaaaaaaaaaaaaaaaaaaagataaaagaacACTTgaatttgtggggggggggagagcATCTGTCACAACGCGACACAAACAGAATCCAGAAATAAGGCAGAGCAACAGCGGACACTAAGGgcagaaaataaaaagcaacTGCTACAGCAAAGTGAAGACTGCGGAGGAGGGCCCAAAATCAATTGAATCAGCAAATACCAGGCAATTtttgttggtgtattttttttgtccactctAATActgcataaaacaaacatagttacattcaaatgtaacaacacccccccccaaaaaaaacacacaaaaaaacggcaAACCGATTAATCGGTTATCAGAATCACAATTGGCCTAAAGAAATAAAGAATAATTGGTCAAGTATAATACTTCAGTGTCTGCAGTTAAAGCAGAACAACAGGTTAAGCTAACATGAGTGTGTATGTGCATGTTATCCAAGCAGAGACTAAGGGCAGCAAGAAAACTGACTGCTGTGGAAAAGTGACGACTTAAGTATAATACAGcagtttctaaaaaaaaaaaaaaaaaaaaaaggcactggCTAAGCTAATTTATTGTTATTCAGGAGGAGAATAAgggcaccaaaaaataaataaaaagaccactGTATCCAAGTGGAGATTACCGTATACTGTAGTATCTGGAGCTAATTATTAGTGTGCGCTATTCAAGAGGAGACTGAGGGCACTAAGAAAATGGACCACGCCAGCAAATTGGAGATTAGGGAGCAAAATACTGCAGGCTACATAGCAAACCAACGTTAGCATGTGTGCTATCCAAAAGGAGAATGAGGGCAGTAAGAAAACAGACGGCTGCAGCCAAGTGGAGACGATGGCAGAGCACAAACAAATATCAGAAACCAAATTGTACTCACGGAATAGAATAGCTTAGCTGAAAGATTGCGATCCCGCTGGTCATTCCCTCGCCCACCTGGGATCTTCAGGGGTGGGTGAGGGGCATCAGGAGCACCACAGAGGCCCCGGACACGGGTTACTGCAACAGCGGGAGCACCTCCTCGGATTGGAGATACTGCGGAAAAACACCGGCACGCGTGAACACGACGCCATGGGCCAGTGGGAAAGTTCTGTTGCCTAACAACACACGCCACCCGATTTAAAGGGCAGACCTGACCACCATTTTATGGCCTAGTAAGCCATCTGTGGCAAAAGACTTGAATGAGTGACCATGGGAGAGAGACTGCGGGCGCGTGATGAGGAACTTTGAACAGGCAGGAAGGAGGGGGGAGCTTTGTTAGCACATTGTGGAGCTTGTGACTAACAGCAAGCGTCTCGTTTCAGCACAATCGGCACAAAAAGACACGAActggacacaacattaggtacacaagCACATTCTGATAAAAGGTGCTTTGTGTTCACGTGAAAcaaaattaacttcaaactaaaGTTGCCTGGAACACAAGCTATTGCTGTTATTTTGTGAACACTAGGGgacattatgtaaaaaaaaaaaaaaaaaaaaaaaaagagaaagtaaaaacaaaaggaaaaaaacgatGGATATAGGAATACGGATGCCATTTTATCTGTTAACTACTGAAATAAAGTTAGAAGAAATACAAAACGTCTTGAAAATACCAcacgtttaaataaaaaaaacaaaaaactgttaaaATGACAACCAAAGTGAAACTTTATCACCAGTATCATTCATGACGATGACAATATATtacggcagttttaatatcgtgatatcaacgatattgccgttaccgttacatccctattattattattattattattattattattattacgttttgtttttttaaggttcCCATTATATTCGgatatacttttaaaaaaaaatcaacaaattttaatattttatgtatAGAATTATTTAGCACGTCACCtcatgtatattatatataatgtaCTTACTGTACATGAACGAAAAACAGCAGCAATTGTGTGGCAGCATACTGATCAATAAATCCAacaatttttggacattttcctCCATACTGcacaaaagacacattttaattGTGGCTGTTGCTTCAACATACTTGTGTGTCTTGGCAAGGCAGACATTTTCCCATCCCTGctgacacgcacacaaatgAAGTGTTTGTCTAAACATTAGCCCGCTTTAGTGAAGCACTAACTTGGGCTTTATGGCGGCCATGTTTCTGCCTGGAGCTGTT contains the following coding sequences:
- the oaz1a gene encoding LOW QUALITY PROTEIN: ornithine decarboxylase antizyme 1a (The sequence of the model RefSeq protein was modified relative to this genomic sequence to represent the inferred CDS: deleted 1 base in 1 codon), whose amino-acid sequence is MVKSNLQTILNSHCFAREKERHLSKMPVIEQTSNKPESESISNPRRCSRCCSNPCPGPLWCSDAPHPPLKIPGGRGNDQRDRNLSAKLFYSDAQLLVLEEPAPANSRVRFLLFEPRFSEGKKCVWRAALKAGNLYIEIAPGALPERSKDSFALVLEFAEEQLQGEHVFICFHKSRDDRASLLRTFSFLGFEIVRPGHPLVPARPDAFFMAYRIERDSSSDDD